A region of Haloplanus sp. XH21 DNA encodes the following proteins:
- a CDS encoding DNA topoisomerase I, whose product MKRGPELIITEKDNAARRIAEILSGGTADSERVNGVNVYAWGGKRCIGLSGHVVGVDFPPEYSGWRDVEPVELVDAEVEKRPTQEHIVAALRQLARNASHIHIATDYDREGELIGKEAYELVHEVNDEAPVDRVRFSSITDREVTEAFADPDDLDFDLAAAGEARQIIDLMWGASLTRYLSLSARQLGDDFISVGRVQGPTLKLIVDREREIDAFDPEDYWELFADLRKDDEAFEAQYFYLDDDGNEAERVWDGDRAAAVADALGDASAATVDEVRRRTRTDDPPAPFNTTQFIRAASGIGHSAQQAMSIAEDLYTAGYITYPRTDNTVYPEDLDPRDLLDALSAGPRFGDDADSLLAADDITPTEGDEETTDHPPIHPTDELPSPSELSEDEWEVYELVVRRFLATVADAATWEHLRVVADVDAAEETHSLKANGKRLVDPGYHAVYPYRSTSENYVPDVTEGEELALVETRLEDKQTQPPRRYGQSRLIETMEEMGIGTKATRHDVIQKLYDRGYIEGDPPRPTRLARGVVEASEEFADLIVSEEMTAQLEADMQAIARGEATLEDVTAESREILHRVFDRLMDSREALGDHLRDSLKADKTVGPCPDCDEDLVIRQSRDGSYFIGCDGYPDCTYTLPLPSTGKPILLDETCGEHGLHSVKMLAGRKTFVQGCPLCAAEAADEEPDLIVGDCPDCGDEEGGELAVKRLRSGGRLIGCTRYPDCDYSLPMPRRGDVELVDEPCEEHGLPGLRIIYEDEDREPWDLGCPICNYREYQTRQAGSDLEAIDGIGEKTAEKLKDAGIEDVAGLKAAEPDSLAAEIDGVGAEKVRNWQAKAD is encoded by the coding sequence ATGAAACGCGGCCCCGAACTGATTATCACCGAGAAGGACAACGCCGCGCGCCGCATCGCGGAGATTCTGAGCGGCGGAACTGCCGATAGCGAGCGCGTCAACGGCGTCAACGTCTACGCGTGGGGCGGCAAGCGCTGCATCGGCCTGTCCGGCCACGTCGTCGGCGTCGACTTCCCCCCCGAATACAGCGGGTGGCGCGACGTGGAACCGGTCGAACTCGTCGACGCGGAGGTCGAAAAGCGACCGACGCAGGAGCACATCGTCGCCGCCCTCCGCCAACTCGCGCGCAACGCCTCGCACATCCACATCGCGACCGACTACGACCGCGAGGGCGAACTCATCGGGAAGGAGGCCTACGAACTCGTCCACGAGGTCAACGACGAGGCGCCCGTCGACCGGGTGCGCTTTTCCTCCATCACGGACCGCGAGGTAACGGAGGCCTTCGCCGACCCGGACGACCTGGATTTCGACCTCGCGGCCGCGGGCGAAGCGCGACAGATCATCGATCTGATGTGGGGCGCGTCGCTCACGCGGTATCTCTCCCTCTCGGCGCGACAGCTCGGCGACGACTTCATCTCCGTCGGCCGGGTGCAGGGGCCGACGCTGAAACTGATCGTCGACCGCGAGCGCGAAATCGACGCGTTCGACCCCGAGGACTACTGGGAACTGTTCGCGGACCTCCGCAAGGACGATGAGGCGTTCGAGGCGCAGTACTTCTATCTCGACGACGACGGCAACGAGGCCGAACGCGTCTGGGACGGCGACCGGGCGGCGGCCGTCGCCGACGCCCTCGGTGACGCGTCCGCGGCGACGGTCGACGAGGTGCGCCGCCGCACCCGGACCGACGACCCGCCCGCGCCCTTCAACACCACGCAGTTCATCCGGGCGGCGAGCGGCATCGGACACTCCGCCCAGCAGGCGATGAGCATCGCGGAGGACCTCTACACCGCGGGTTACATCACCTACCCTCGGACGGACAACACGGTGTACCCCGAGGACCTCGACCCGCGCGACCTGCTCGACGCGCTCTCGGCCGGCCCGCGGTTCGGCGACGACGCCGACTCGCTGCTGGCGGCCGACGACATCACGCCGACGGAAGGCGACGAGGAGACCACCGACCACCCGCCCATCCACCCGACGGACGAACTCCCGTCGCCGTCCGAACTCTCCGAGGACGAGTGGGAGGTGTACGAACTCGTCGTGCGTCGGTTCCTCGCCACCGTCGCCGACGCGGCGACGTGGGAACACCTGCGGGTCGTCGCCGATGTCGACGCCGCCGAGGAGACTCACTCGCTCAAGGCGAACGGCAAGCGACTGGTCGACCCCGGCTACCACGCCGTCTACCCCTACCGCTCGACAAGCGAGAACTACGTCCCCGACGTGACGGAGGGCGAAGAACTCGCCCTCGTCGAAACGCGTCTCGAAGACAAACAGACCCAGCCACCGCGGCGGTACGGCCAGTCTCGGCTCATCGAGACGATGGAGGAGATGGGTATCGGGACGAAAGCGACCCGCCACGACGTGATCCAGAAGCTCTACGACCGGGGCTACATCGAGGGCGACCCGCCGCGCCCGACGCGGCTCGCCCGCGGCGTCGTCGAGGCGTCCGAGGAGTTCGCTGACCTCATCGTCAGCGAGGAGATGACCGCGCAGTTGGAGGCGGACATGCAGGCCATCGCCCGCGGCGAGGCGACGCTCGAAGACGTGACCGCGGAGTCCCGCGAAATCCTCCACCGCGTGTTCGATCGCCTCATGGACTCGCGCGAGGCGCTCGGCGACCACCTTCGCGACTCGCTGAAAGCCGACAAGACCGTCGGGCCGTGTCCCGACTGCGACGAGGACCTCGTCATCCGGCAGAGCCGCGACGGCTCCTACTTCATCGGCTGTGACGGCTATCCCGACTGCACATACACCCTGCCGCTCCCGTCGACGGGGAAACCCATCCTGCTCGATGAAACCTGCGGGGAGCACGGCCTCCACTCGGTGAAGATGCTCGCCGGGCGCAAGACGTTCGTCCAGGGCTGTCCGCTCTGTGCGGCCGAAGCGGCCGACGAGGAACCGGACCTCATCGTCGGGGACTGTCCCGACTGCGGCGACGAAGAGGGTGGCGAACTCGCGGTGAAGCGCCTCCGCTCCGGTGGTCGGCTCATCGGCTGTACGCGCTATCCCGACTGCGATTACTCGCTCCCGATGCCCCGCCGGGGCGACGTGGAACTCGTCGACGAGCCGTGCGAGGAGCACGGACTGCCGGGGTTGCGCATCATCTACGAGGACGAAGACCGGGAGCCGTGGGACCTCGGCTGTCCCATCTGCAACTACCGTGAGTACCAGACCCGGCAGGCGGGGTCCGACCTCGAAGCCATCGACGGCATCGGCGAGAAGACGGCCGAGAAGTTGAAAGACGCCGGAATCGAGGACGTCGCCGGGTTGAAGGCGGCCGAACCCGACTCGCTCGCGGCCGAAATCGACGGCGTGGGTGCGGAGAAAGTGCGCAACTGGCAGGCCAAGGCGGACTGA
- the gatB gene encoding Asp-tRNA(Asn)/Glu-tRNA(Gln) amidotransferase subunit GatB, with protein MTAQALQQRDLAVVIGLEVHVQLETDTKIFCGCSTEAADDEAPNTRTCPVCLGLPGALPVLNEAAVEAAVKIGKALDADVAEETRFHRKNYYYPDLPKNFQITQYDAPICADGTLEVSVEDERREIGIGRAHLEEDPGSLQHEGGNIETADYSLVDYNRAGTPLMEIVTNPDFRGPGEVRAFLAKLEEVLEYLGVFDASRDGSLRIDANISLVPDEEVGASGEISEEALETANRTEVKNISSHRGAEKALAYEVTRQKNAVKRGREIEQETRHWDESRGITVSMRSKEAEKDYRYFREADLPPLQVADWKERIPIPELPDARRERFREEYGLDSEAASKLTSTKEVADFFEGVAERFDPDLAATWVADDLLGELNYRDMSITDVSDRLDEFARLIELVDADEITEKNAREVVLRTMLDEGLDPDTVVEREGLGKTAEGEVAAAVEAAIEGNPEAVEDYHAGEEGALNFLVGQVMSETGGSADPGTVNGLLRERLEDEN; from the coding sequence ATGACTGCGCAGGCGCTCCAGCAACGTGATCTCGCCGTCGTCATCGGGCTGGAGGTTCACGTTCAGCTCGAAACCGACACGAAGATCTTCTGTGGCTGTTCGACCGAGGCGGCCGACGACGAAGCCCCGAACACCCGGACCTGTCCCGTCTGTCTGGGCCTTCCGGGTGCGCTCCCCGTGCTCAACGAGGCGGCCGTCGAGGCCGCCGTCAAGATCGGCAAGGCGCTCGACGCCGATGTCGCCGAGGAGACCCGGTTCCACCGAAAGAACTACTACTACCCCGACCTGCCGAAGAACTTCCAGATCACGCAGTACGACGCCCCCATCTGTGCCGACGGCACGCTCGAAGTGAGCGTCGAGGACGAGCGCCGCGAAATCGGCATCGGCCGCGCCCACCTCGAAGAGGATCCGGGAAGTCTCCAGCACGAGGGCGGCAACATCGAGACCGCTGACTACTCCCTCGTCGACTACAACCGCGCGGGGACGCCGCTGATGGAGATCGTCACCAACCCCGACTTCCGTGGCCCGGGTGAGGTGCGCGCCTTCCTCGCCAAGTTGGAGGAGGTGCTCGAATACCTCGGCGTCTTCGACGCCTCGCGCGACGGCAGTCTCCGCATCGACGCCAACATCTCCCTCGTCCCGGACGAGGAGGTCGGCGCCAGCGGCGAGATCAGCGAGGAAGCGTTAGAAACCGCCAACCGGACCGAAGTGAAGAACATCTCGAGTCACAGGGGCGCCGAGAAGGCGCTGGCCTACGAGGTGACGCGGCAGAAGAACGCGGTCAAGCGCGGCCGCGAAATCGAGCAGGAGACGCGCCACTGGGACGAGAGCCGCGGCATCACCGTCTCGATGCGCTCGAAAGAGGCGGAGAAGGACTACCGCTACTTCCGGGAGGCGGATCTCCCGCCCCTGCAGGTGGCCGACTGGAAGGAACGGATCCCCATTCCGGAGCTCCCCGACGCGCGCCGCGAGCGCTTCCGCGAGGAGTACGGCCTCGACAGCGAGGCGGCGTCGAAACTCACCTCGACGAAGGAGGTGGCCGACTTCTTCGAGGGGGTGGCCGAACGGTTCGACCCCGACCTCGCGGCGACGTGGGTCGCCGACGACCTGCTCGGCGAACTCAACTACCGCGACATGTCGATTACGGACGTGAGCGACCGCCTCGACGAGTTCGCGCGCCTCATCGAACTCGTCGATGCGGACGAGATCACGGAGAAAAACGCCCGCGAGGTGGTCCTGCGGACGATGCTCGACGAGGGTCTCGACCCCGATACCGTGGTCGAGCGCGAGGGTCTAGGCAAGACGGCCGAGGGCGAGGTTGCCGCCGCCGTCGAGGCGGCCATCGAGGGGAACCCGGAGGCCGTCGAGGATTACCACGCGGGCGAGGAGGGGGCGCTCAACTTCCTCGTCGGCCAGGTGATGAGCGAGACGGGCGGGAGCGCCGACCCCGGCACGGTCAACGGGCTGCTCCGGGAGCGCCTGGAAGACGAGAACTGA
- a CDS encoding type IV pilin yields MDERGVSTVIGVTLVVVITLLLASMFAAGMVNMTDFGTERKLVGGLTDGDEAAPGDGAGAGGDDGYRSELIWARNESPLTTTNHVVNYTIADDSDTAGNSLNNVVIEYPDGSADVSAIGERDDIVMVGIDGDRDGTIETEATGDIECCPTDDGVIIKDGGTTLRIELSGNYNLEGGDSLIVEYRATDNPGTGDYSVTVDVNGDVSDTGTLEIGDD; encoded by the coding sequence ATGGACGAGCGTGGCGTGTCTACCGTCATCGGCGTGACCCTCGTGGTGGTCATCACTCTCCTGCTTGCCTCGATGTTCGCCGCTGGGATGGTCAACATGACTGATTTCGGCACGGAGCGGAAACTGGTCGGGGGCCTCACCGACGGCGACGAGGCTGCTCCCGGCGATGGGGCCGGCGCTGGCGGTGACGACGGCTACCGGAGCGAACTCATCTGGGCGCGCAACGAGAGCCCACTCACGACCACGAACCACGTCGTGAACTACACCATCGCCGACGACTCCGACACCGCGGGCAACTCCCTGAACAACGTCGTCATCGAATACCCCGACGGCAGCGCCGACGTGAGCGCCATCGGCGAGCGTGACGACATCGTGATGGTCGGTATCGACGGGGACCGCGACGGGACCATCGAAACCGAGGCCACGGGCGACATCGAATGCTGTCCGACCGACGACGGTGTGATCATCAAGGATGGCGGCACCACGCTGCGGATCGAACTCTCCGGCAACTACAATCTGGAGGGCGGCGACTCGCTCATCGTCGAATATCGGGCGACCGACAACCCGGGAACCGGCGACTACAGCGTCACCGTGGACGTGAACGGCGACGTCAGCGATACGGGGACGCTGGAGATCGGCGACGACTGA
- a CDS encoding DUF7511 domain-containing protein has protein sequence MTNTFEADTRGESDPDGRLRSVVVTYEGTPDRRTLYPPTATETERLTTWLTADADAFERLDEMR, from the coding sequence ATGACGAACACCTTCGAGGCAGATACGAGGGGCGAAAGCGACCCCGACGGACGGCTCCGGTCGGTCGTGGTTACGTACGAGGGAACGCCGGACAGGCGGACGCTCTATCCCCCGACGGCGACCGAGACGGAGCGCCTCACCACGTGGCTGACTGCCGACGCCGACGCGTTCGAACGGCTCGACGAGATGCGGTAG
- a CDS encoding 3-hydroxyacyl-CoA dehydrogenase family protein → MVTTDPDTPVTVVGAGTMGHGLALQFARFGAPVMLVDHRQSNLDDAREGIDQALDFLESAGWLDADPGAIRENVSTTLDLSAGVSDAAFVIETVSEDLDVKEAVFERVAAAAPEDAILATNTSGIPITDIGEAVPAAADRVVGCHWWNPPYLLPTVEVVRGEETSDETVERTVAVVEAVDRDPIVVQRDVPGFVWNRIQFAVLRECTHLVTEGVASLEDIERAVRDGYALRTAAIGPFETADLGGLDLFQSIASNLYPHLSDADAPGDLFAERLGAGRGGVDDGAGFHEYDADATSVVRRRNERVAAIRRALDGSSD, encoded by the coding sequence ATGGTAACCACCGATCCCGACACGCCGGTGACCGTCGTCGGCGCGGGCACGATGGGGCACGGCCTCGCGCTCCAGTTCGCCCGGTTCGGCGCGCCCGTGATGCTGGTCGACCACCGCCAGTCCAATCTCGACGACGCCCGCGAGGGCATCGATCAGGCGCTCGACTTCCTCGAATCGGCCGGCTGGCTCGACGCCGACCCCGGCGCCATTCGCGAGAACGTCTCCACCACGCTCGACCTCTCGGCGGGCGTCAGCGACGCCGCGTTCGTCATCGAAACCGTCTCGGAGGACCTCGACGTGAAAGAGGCGGTGTTCGAACGGGTGGCCGCGGCGGCGCCCGAAGACGCCATCCTCGCCACCAACACTTCCGGGATTCCGATCACCGACATCGGCGAGGCGGTGCCCGCGGCTGCGGACCGCGTCGTCGGCTGTCACTGGTGGAATCCGCCCTATCTCCTGCCCACCGTCGAGGTGGTCCGCGGTGAGGAGACGAGCGACGAAACCGTCGAGCGGACGGTCGCCGTCGTCGAGGCCGTCGACCGTGATCCCATCGTCGTCCAGCGCGACGTTCCGGGGTTCGTCTGGAACCGCATCCAGTTCGCCGTCCTCCGAGAGTGTACGCACCTCGTCACGGAAGGCGTCGCGTCGCTGGAGGACATCGAACGCGCCGTCCGGGACGGCTACGCCCTGCGGACCGCCGCCATCGGCCCCTTCGAAACCGCCGACCTCGGCGGTCTCGACCTGTTTCAGTCCATCGCGTCGAACCTCTACCCGCACCTGAGCGACGCGGACGCCCCGGGGGACCTGTTCGCGGAGCGTCTCGGCGCAGGCCGCGGCGGCGTCGACGATGGTGCGGGCTTTCATGAGTACGACGCCGACGCCACAAGCGTGGTCCGCCGTCGCAACGAGCGGGTGGCGGCGATTCGGCGCGCACTCGACGGCAGCAGCGACTGA
- a CDS encoding acyl-CoA thioesterase encodes MADFEYETEIQVRFRDIDAMGHVNNAVYATYLEQARVDYYADVLGVGLDEIDTALVSLEIDYHRAITLDDTVTVALGVRDIGESSVTVEYEVRAGDSVAATAETVQVYVDPEAETSRPLPEAWRGRMDAYRA; translated from the coding sequence ATGGCCGACTTCGAGTACGAGACGGAGATCCAGGTTCGGTTTCGAGACATCGACGCGATGGGCCACGTCAACAACGCCGTCTACGCGACGTATCTCGAACAAGCGCGGGTCGACTACTACGCCGACGTCCTCGGGGTCGGCCTCGACGAGATCGACACCGCGCTGGTCTCGCTCGAGATCGACTACCACCGCGCGATCACCCTCGACGACACGGTGACCGTTGCCCTCGGCGTCCGCGACATCGGCGAGTCGAGCGTCACCGTCGAGTACGAGGTTCGCGCAGGCGACAGCGTGGCCGCCACCGCCGAGACGGTGCAGGTGTACGTCGATCCCGAGGCGGAGACGTCGCGGCCGCTCCCCGAGGCGTGGCGCGGGCGGATGGACGCGTATCGGGCCTGA
- a CDS encoding DEAD/DEAH box helicase, whose translation MSQQVGRVDTLFVHGRDGDFLVSVTRDGDRVFRAILELKETDAGPRPARFRIKRGSSEEPRDPSQFVELARRAARIRISQQTDPTDRERIQAMLDGYQLDALTVRTCRYCAAEGEFSPITEDTAIKADRDYICPDCATQELDGELAYAGGLTGAAQDRLEELLLEVQDLDRIKNLLQGELDPDLTKFDEIGATVEDVDPVKTADLDLHPKLKSQLTSRFDTLLPVQSLSVRNGLLDGDDQLVVSATATGKTLVGELAGIDRALKGEGKLLFLVPLVALANQKQENFEERYGDLVDVTIRVGGSRVSDTGAQFDPSADVVVGTYEGIDHALRTGKDMGDIGTVVIDEVHTLKEGERGHRLDGMISRLKHYCENRATGGTDYAGAQWIYLSATVGNPEWLAKRLRATLIEFEERPVPIERHLTFADAQEKTRIENRLVRREFDSKSSQGYRGQTIIFTNSRRRCHEISRKLDYDAAPYHAGLDYGRRKRVERQFGNQDLAAVVTTAALAAGVDFPASQVIFDTLAMGIEWLSVQEFEQMLGRAGRPDYHDRGVVYLLVEPDCAYHNSMEMTEDEVAFKLLKGEMEDVRTVYDRSAAAEETLANITVAGSGAKRLNDRMLGDVPTKQAIGKLLEWGFIDGLEPTALGRAVTRHFLSPDDAFAMLDYIRRGMDPYQIVAELELRDEES comes from the coding sequence GTGTCTCAGCAGGTCGGCCGCGTCGACACGCTCTTCGTCCACGGGCGAGACGGCGACTTCCTCGTGTCCGTCACGCGCGACGGTGACCGCGTGTTTCGCGCCATCCTCGAACTCAAGGAAACGGACGCCGGTCCCCGCCCCGCACGATTCCGCATCAAACGCGGATCGAGCGAGGAGCCACGCGATCCGAGTCAGTTCGTCGAACTCGCTCGTCGTGCCGCCCGCATCCGCATCTCACAGCAGACCGATCCCACGGACCGCGAGCGCATCCAGGCGATGCTCGACGGCTACCAACTCGACGCGCTGACGGTCCGCACCTGCCGCTACTGCGCCGCGGAAGGCGAGTTTTCGCCCATCACCGAGGACACCGCCATCAAGGCCGACCGGGACTACATCTGTCCCGACTGCGCCACGCAGGAACTCGACGGCGAACTCGCCTACGCCGGGGGGCTGACCGGCGCCGCACAGGACCGCCTCGAGGAACTCCTGCTCGAAGTGCAGGACCTCGACCGCATCAAGAACCTCCTGCAGGGCGAACTCGACCCCGACCTCACGAAGTTCGACGAAATCGGCGCGACCGTCGAGGATGTCGACCCTGTCAAGACGGCGGATCTCGACCTCCACCCGAAACTGAAGAGCCAACTCACCAGCCGGTTCGACACTCTGCTTCCCGTCCAGAGCCTCTCGGTTCGGAACGGCCTGCTCGACGGCGACGACCAGCTCGTCGTGAGCGCGACGGCGACGGGGAAGACCCTCGTCGGCGAACTCGCCGGGATCGACCGGGCGCTGAAGGGCGAGGGCAAACTCCTCTTTCTCGTTCCTCTCGTCGCGCTCGCCAACCAGAAACAGGAGAACTTCGAGGAGCGATACGGCGATCTGGTCGATGTGACCATCCGCGTCGGCGGGAGTCGCGTCAGCGACACCGGCGCGCAGTTCGACCCCTCGGCCGACGTCGTCGTCGGCACCTACGAGGGCATCGACCACGCCCTCAGGACGGGGAAGGACATGGGCGATATCGGTACCGTCGTCATCGACGAGGTGCACACGCTGAAAGAGGGCGAGCGCGGTCACCGCCTCGACGGCATGATTTCGCGGCTCAAGCATTACTGTGAGAACCGCGCGACGGGCGGAACCGACTACGCGGGCGCCCAGTGGATCTACCTCTCCGCGACGGTCGGCAACCCCGAGTGGCTGGCGAAACGCCTGCGTGCGACGCTCATCGAGTTCGAGGAGCGCCCCGTCCCCATCGAGCGCCATCTCACGTTCGCCGACGCTCAGGAGAAGACGCGCATCGAGAACCGCCTCGTCCGCCGGGAGTTCGACAGCAAGTCCTCGCAGGGCTATCGCGGGCAGACCATCATCTTCACCAACTCGCGGCGGCGCTGTCACGAGATCTCGCGCAAACTCGACTACGACGCCGCGCCCTATCACGCCGGCCTGGATTACGGCCGACGCAAGCGCGTCGAACGCCAGTTCGGGAACCAGGACCTCGCCGCCGTCGTCACGACCGCGGCGCTCGCCGCCGGCGTCGACTTCCCCGCCTCGCAGGTCATCTTCGACACGCTGGCGATGGGCATCGAGTGGCTCTCGGTCCAGGAGTTCGAGCAGATGCTCGGCCGCGCCGGTCGCCCCGACTACCACGACCGGGGCGTGGTCTACCTGCTCGTCGAACCCGACTGCGCCTACCACAACAGTATGGAGATGACCGAGGACGAGGTGGCGTTCAAACTACTGAAAGGCGAGATGGAGGACGTCCGGACGGTGTACGACCGCTCCGCCGCCGCCGAGGAGACGCTCGCGAACATCACGGTCGCGGGCAGTGGCGCCAAGCGCCTCAACGACCGGATGCTGGGGGACGTGCCGACCAAACAGGCCATCGGCAAGTTGTTGGAATGGGGATTCATCGACGGCCTCGAACCGACCGCGCTCGGCCGGGCGGTGACCCGACACTTCCTCTCGCCCGACGACGCCTTCGCTATGCTCGACTACATCAGGCGGGGAATGGATCCCTACCAGATCGTCGCGGAACTCGAACTCCGCGACGAGGAGTCGTAG
- a CDS encoding cupin domain-containing protein: MSEQSSTPVLKRSDAIDYEPVDAADGLSKGVLLDESDGTPTFAMRRFTLDPGAEVPKHTNAVEHEQYVLSGEYVVGIDETEHTVSAGDSLLIPAGTVHWYRNESDEPGAFICAVPNGDDTIELAD, translated from the coding sequence ATGAGCGAGCAGTCATCCACGCCGGTCCTCAAGCGCAGTGACGCGATCGACTACGAACCCGTCGACGCCGCCGACGGCCTCTCGAAGGGCGTCCTGCTGGACGAGTCGGATGGAACCCCGACGTTCGCCATGCGTCGATTCACCCTCGACCCGGGCGCCGAGGTGCCCAAGCACACCAACGCGGTCGAACACGAACAGTACGTGCTCTCGGGGGAGTACGTCGTCGGCATCGACGAGACGGAACACACCGTCTCCGCGGGCGATTCGCTGCTCATCCCGGCGGGCACCGTCCACTGGTATCGCAACGAGAGCGACGAACCGGGCGCGTTCATCTGTGCCGTCCCCAACGGTGACGACACCATCGAACTGGCCGACTGA
- a CDS encoding CBS domain-containing protein yields MRGIRIGSAFGIPIKLDLTFLLVLPLFAWLIGADVGNLVAVLNDTFGVGMPVDTLTAGMTPWLLGVVAASGLFLCVLIHEFGHSLVAMQYGYQIDSITLWLFGGVAQFTEMPEDWRQEFTIAVVGPIVSVALGALSYLGLQLVPGTLPTVQFVLAYLALTNVALAVFNMLPGFPMDGGRVLRALLARRRPHARATQIAAEVGKLFAVFLAIVGIFANLFLVALAFFIYIGAASEAQQTVMKAAFQDVTVADIMTPASELKTVTADTSLSELTDRMFHERHTGYPVLRQGELVGMVTLDDAREVREVERDAYRVEDVMATDVVTISPDSDAMDALSTMQQEGVGRLPVVDESDDLVGLITRTDLMTAFDIIQTRGSAADTSAGIGGLSSGPGVARE; encoded by the coding sequence ATGCGCGGAATCCGCATCGGGAGCGCGTTCGGCATTCCGATCAAACTCGATCTGACCTTCCTGCTCGTTCTCCCCCTGTTCGCGTGGCTCATCGGCGCGGACGTGGGGAACCTCGTCGCCGTCCTCAACGACACCTTCGGCGTGGGGATGCCCGTCGACACGCTCACCGCGGGCATGACGCCGTGGCTGTTGGGAGTGGTCGCCGCCTCCGGCCTCTTCCTCTGTGTGCTCATCCACGAGTTCGGTCACTCGCTGGTCGCCATGCAGTACGGCTACCAGATCGACTCGATCACGCTCTGGCTGTTCGGCGGCGTCGCCCAGTTCACGGAGATGCCGGAGGACTGGCGCCAGGAGTTCACCATCGCCGTCGTCGGCCCGATCGTCAGCGTCGCGCTCGGCGCGCTCTCCTACCTCGGCTTGCAACTCGTCCCGGGCACGTTGCCGACGGTCCAGTTCGTCCTCGCGTATCTCGCGCTGACGAACGTCGCGCTCGCCGTCTTCAACATGCTCCCCGGCTTCCCGATGGACGGGGGTCGCGTCCTCCGAGCGCTGCTGGCACGCCGCCGTCCCCACGCCCGAGCCACACAGATCGCCGCCGAGGTGGGCAAACTGTTCGCCGTCTTCCTCGCCATCGTCGGCATCTTCGCCAACCTGTTTCTGGTGGCGCTCGCCTTCTTCATCTACATCGGCGCCGCCAGCGAGGCCCAGCAGACGGTGATGAAGGCCGCGTTCCAGGACGTCACCGTCGCCGACATCATGACGCCCGCGAGCGAACTCAAGACCGTCACGGCCGACACCTCGCTCTCGGAACTCACCGACCGGATGTTCCACGAGCGCCACACGGGCTACCCCGTGCTCCGACAGGGCGAACTCGTCGGCATGGTCACCCTCGACGACGCCCGCGAGGTCCGCGAAGTCGAGCGCGACGCCTACCGCGTCGAGGACGTGATGGCGACCGACGTGGTGACGATTTCGCCCGACTCCGATGCGATGGACGCGCTCTCGACGATGCAACAGGAGGGCGTCGGGCGGCTTCCCGTCGTCGACGAGTCGGACGACCTCGTCGGCCTCATCACCCGAACAGACCTGATGACGGCGTTCGACATCATCCAGACGCGGGGCAGCGCGGCCGACACCAGTGCGGGAATCGGTGGGCTGTCGAGCGGTCCCGGCGTCGCTCGCGAGTGA